The following proteins are co-located in the Fusobacterium perfoetens genome:
- a CDS encoding ParA family protein gives MIDNKGKVIIIKVNKGGVGKTFLTVQLGAGLASIGKKVLILTSDSQNNILHYTFRDGEVPSFKNGLKVWVRGKKGELIKLRENLFFIPLENSKFSSVFSKKLEPFLDRMREEYDYILIDSMPLLKIDSEFVRCSDKIIIPVFCDRATIEGVANVIEEAGIEKILAVVPNKFRSTVTQSENLEKLKNLLRDTDILFPEPIRELSQVENLLGNGKTIWETKSKLLDDAKKTLADIMIELGE, from the coding sequence ATGATTGATAATAAAGGAAAAGTTATAATTATAAAAGTTAATAAAGGGGGAGTTGGAAAAACTTTCTTAACAGTTCAACTTGGAGCTGGACTTGCCTCAATTGGTAAAAAAGTTTTAATCCTTACTTCTGACTCTCAAAATAATATTCTTCACTATACTTTTAGAGATGGAGAAGTGCCATCTTTTAAAAATGGTTTGAAAGTTTGGGTAAGAGGTAAAAAGGGAGAACTTATCAAACTTAGAGAAAATCTTTTCTTCATTCCTCTTGAAAATAGTAAATTTTCATCAGTTTTCTCAAAAAAATTAGAGCCATTTTTAGATAGAATGAGAGAGGAATACGATTATATTTTAATAGATAGTATGCCTTTACTTAAAATTGACTCTGAGTTTGTAAGATGTTCTGATAAAATAATAATCCCTGTTTTCTGCGACAGAGCTACTATTGAGGGAGTAGCAAATGTAATTGAAGAAGCTGGAATTGAAAAAATTCTTGCTGTTGTTCCTAATAAATTTAGAAGTACAGTTACTCAAAGTGAAAATCTTGAAAAACTTAAAAATCTTTTAAGAGATACTGATATTCTTTTCCCTGAACCAATAAGAGAACTTTCTCAAGTTGAAAATCTTTTAGGAAATGGAAAAACTATATGGGAAACAAAATCAAAACTTTTAGATGATGCTAAAAAAACTTTAGCTGATATTATGATAGAATTAGGTGAGTAG
- a CDS encoding sigma-54 interaction domain-containing protein, producing MLEKKLVEIKNYINSTDNVIVVERTILEKSAYDILNIPSGTKVLIVNDCYETSIQTLSTIYQLGINHLQLIPFNENDVQDTSIKIAITPGEKNHVPSYIENILDIGQRCLDTYTLMKIMNVLKLEDKSISQNLIKYSSTILDINAGLKEQYKNSFLKNEILKTTLEKFDSGVLIVDNNYNIIHSNFQIKELFNLGENSSGNIKNYLEDELFNKLSKMTSEQELLILNEESFMVSKSELHFFGEIGAYFFNFNPINNIKALNEELTNKLVKKGFFAKYTFSDIIHSSKAMQSVITIAKKMATTDYTTIIYGESGTGKEIMAQAIHNSSKRKNNPFVAINCAALPENLLESELFGYEKGAFTGANKNGKLGLFEQANYGTIFLDEIGDMSLSLQSRLLRVLQERQIMRIGSDHIINIDVRIIAATNRNLPQLIKDGKFRQDLYYRLNILPINLPPLRERKEDILLLFKTFIEKDIKFLNPYIEKSLVSYEWPGNIRELINCSYYFKLMKSLPPNIFTISKEIEVDWNKIVLEEISVFNSNNSTASRTKILNVLKEKNLYISENNLRTILNNLKNNGYIIITKGRKGTEITEKGIIFLG from the coding sequence ATGCTTGAAAAAAAATTAGTAGAAATAAAAAATTATATTAATTCTACTGATAATGTAATTGTCGTTGAAAGAACTATTCTCGAAAAATCAGCCTATGATATATTAAATATTCCTAGTGGAACAAAAGTTCTTATTGTAAATGATTGTTATGAAACAAGTATTCAAACTCTTTCAACAATCTATCAACTTGGAATAAATCATTTACAATTAATCCCTTTCAATGAAAATGATGTACAAGATACTTCAATAAAAATAGCAATTACTCCAGGAGAAAAAAATCATGTTCCAAGTTATATCGAAAATATTTTAGATATTGGACAACGTTGTTTAGATACTTATACTTTGATGAAAATAATGAATGTATTAAAGTTAGAAGATAAAAGTATCTCGCAAAATTTGATTAAATATAGCTCTACTATTTTAGATATAAATGCTGGTTTAAAAGAACAATATAAAAATTCTTTTTTAAAAAATGAAATTTTAAAAACTACTTTAGAAAAATTTGATTCTGGAGTATTGATTGTAGATAATAACTATAATATAATACACAGCAACTTTCAAATAAAAGAACTTTTTAACTTAGGAGAAAACTCTTCTGGAAATATAAAAAACTATCTTGAAGATGAACTCTTCAATAAACTTTCTAAAATGACATCTGAACAAGAGCTTTTAATTTTAAATGAAGAATCTTTTATGGTATCTAAAAGTGAACTTCATTTTTTCGGAGAAATAGGAGCTTACTTTTTTAATTTTAATCCTATAAATAATATAAAAGCTTTAAATGAAGAGTTAACTAATAAACTTGTAAAAAAAGGATTTTTTGCTAAATATACTTTTTCAGATATTATCCATTCATCTAAAGCAATGCAAAGCGTAATAACAATAGCTAAAAAAATGGCCACTACAGATTATACTACTATTATTTATGGAGAAAGTGGAACTGGTAAAGAAATAATGGCTCAAGCCATTCATAACTCTTCCAAAAGAAAAAATAATCCTTTTGTTGCTATAAACTGTGCTGCCCTTCCTGAAAATTTACTTGAAAGTGAACTTTTTGGATATGAAAAAGGAGCTTTTACAGGTGCGAATAAAAATGGCAAACTTGGATTATTTGAGCAGGCAAATTATGGAACTATTTTTTTAGATGAAATTGGAGATATGTCTCTTTCTTTACAAAGTAGACTTTTAAGAGTTTTACAAGAACGCCAAATAATGAGAATAGGTAGTGATCATATTATTAATATAGATGTTAGAATCATTGCTGCTACAAATAGAAATCTTCCTCAGCTTATAAAAGATGGAAAATTTAGACAAGATTTATATTATAGACTAAATATTCTACCTATAAATCTTCCACCTTTAAGAGAAAGAAAAGAAGATATACTTTTACTTTTTAAAACTTTTATAGAAAAAGATATAAAATTTTTAAATCCATATATAGAAAAATCTCTTGTTTCTTATGAATGGCCTGGCAATATAAGAGAACTAATAAATTGCTCTTATTATTTTAAACTTATGAAATCTCTTCCACCTAATATTTTTACTATTAGTAAAGAAATTGAAGTTGATTGGAATAAAATAGTTCTTGAAGAAATATCTGTTTTTAATTCTAATAACTCTACAGCCAGTAGAACAAAAATCTTAAATGTTTTAAAAGAAAAAAATCTATATATTTCGGAAAATAATTTACGAACTATTTTAAATAATTTAAAAAATAATGGATATATTATTATTACTAAAGGAAGAAAAGGCACTGAAATTACTGAAAAAGGTATAATTTTTTTAGGGTAA
- a CDS encoding ABC transporter substrate-binding protein, protein MKKSFMAFFVSLFLFLFVGCGGGEEKSAPKEATKKVVVKISADPDFLDPHKYVAAATGEITFNIFEGLVKMDSKGEINPALAESYKVSDDFLTYTFKIKKGILFQNGVELTPELVKASYDRFLLTDFPTNLSTTEFKKLIKSVEVNGDEVIFTLKQVTGEGIAAFLDGIVYVDGEKIYGTGPFYLDEYVPGERVTLKKFDKYWNIANTGNVEEAEFRVIKDDQSGIMSFQMGDVDIIHRLGAEYVGMIGDSGKIQEGEQNMVQLLALNNDVAPLNDLRVRQAIHYAINKNEIIEGASLGRGAVTGGAVSPSVKSIYNRETEDLYQTNLEKSKELLKEAGYENGLKLVLRAPANYRVHVDTAQIIKEQLIKVGIDVEIEEIEWGTWLSDVYKNRNYQMTVIGFEGKPSPYATVDRYRTKDPRNMCNFSNKDYDKVLSQIPVEMDKEKQIALYKEAQKILTENVGAVFLQAPSYIVALNKKIDGYQIYPIYVLDLSCLVIK, encoded by the coding sequence ATGAAAAAAAGTTTTATGGCGTTTTTTGTGTCACTGTTTTTATTTTTGTTTGTAGGTTGTGGTGGAGGAGAAGAAAAATCAGCTCCTAAAGAGGCAACTAAAAAAGTTGTAGTAAAAATTTCAGCAGACCCTGATTTTTTAGACCCACACAAATATGTAGCAGCAGCAACTGGAGAGATAACTTTTAATATCTTTGAAGGATTAGTTAAAATGGATTCTAAAGGAGAAATTAATCCAGCTTTAGCAGAAAGTTATAAAGTATCTGATGATTTTTTAACTTATACTTTCAAAATAAAAAAAGGAATCTTATTCCAAAATGGTGTAGAACTTACACCAGAATTAGTAAAAGCATCTTATGATAGATTTTTACTAACTGACTTCCCAACAAACCTTTCTACAACAGAGTTTAAAAAATTAATAAAATCTGTTGAAGTAAATGGAGATGAAGTTATATTTACTTTAAAACAAGTTACTGGAGAGGGAATTGCTGCATTCTTAGATGGTATAGTTTATGTTGATGGAGAAAAAATCTATGGAACAGGACCTTTCTATTTAGACGAATATGTTCCAGGTGAAAGAGTAACATTGAAAAAATTCGACAAATATTGGAATATAGCAAATACTGGAAATGTGGAAGAGGCAGAATTTAGAGTAATAAAAGATGACCAAAGTGGAATAATGTCTTTCCAAATGGGAGATGTAGATATTATTCATAGACTTGGAGCTGAATATGTTGGAATGATAGGAGATTCAGGAAAAATTCAAGAGGGAGAACAAAATATGGTTCAACTTCTAGCTCTAAATAATGATGTGGCTCCATTAAATGATTTAAGAGTAAGACAAGCTATCCACTATGCTATCAATAAAAATGAAATTATAGAGGGAGCATCTCTTGGTAGAGGAGCAGTTACTGGTGGAGCAGTAAGTCCATCTGTAAAATCTATTTATAACAGAGAAACAGAAGATTTATACCAAACTAACTTAGAAAAATCAAAAGAACTTTTAAAAGAAGCTGGGTATGAAAATGGATTAAAATTAGTTTTAAGAGCTCCAGCAAACTATAGAGTTCACGTTGATACAGCTCAAATAATCAAAGAACAACTTATAAAAGTTGGAATTGATGTAGAAATAGAAGAGATTGAATGGGGAACTTGGTTAAGTGATGTTTATAAAAATAGAAATTATCAAATGACAGTAATTGGATTTGAAGGAAAACCATCTCCATATGCTACTGTTGATAGATATAGAACTAAAGATCCAAGAAATATGTGTAATTTCTCAAATAAAGACTATGACAAAGTTTTATCACAAATTCCTGTTGAAATGGATAAAGAAAAACAAATTGCACTTTATAAAGAAGCTCAAAAAATATTAACAGAAAATGTAGGAGCAGTATTCTTACAAGCTCCAAGCTATATAGTAGCACTAAATAAAAAAATAGACGGATATCAAATATATCCTATCTATGTATTAGATTTAAGTTGTCTAGTAATAAAATAA
- a CDS encoding gamma-glutamyl-gamma-aminobutyrate hydrolase family protein: MKPIIGISTSFLTMENGMMPGLDRVYVNHDYVKAVEKAGGIPLMLPPITNEEDIKSQCDLCDGFIFSGGVDINPIYYGEDPHIKLGATNSELDKYQLALCKLIVEKNKPLLGICRGHQILNVALGGTLFQDLNALSYIAFNHVQKSKRHEASHKVSLKENSILSEIFGKEIFVNSYHHQSVAKLGKDLEIIATSNDDIVESIQLKNKKFILGVQWHPEMLLTDSDEMLPLFKKLIEISTIK, translated from the coding sequence ATGAAACCTATAATCGGAATATCTACAAGTTTTCTTACAATGGAAAATGGAATGATGCCGGGCTTAGATAGAGTTTATGTTAATCATGACTATGTTAAAGCTGTAGAAAAAGCTGGGGGAATACCTCTAATGCTTCCACCAATTACAAATGAAGAAGATATCAAATCTCAATGTGATTTATGTGATGGATTTATTTTTTCTGGAGGTGTAGACATCAATCCTATCTACTATGGAGAAGACCCTCATATTAAATTAGGAGCTACTAATTCTGAATTAGATAAATATCAATTAGCTCTTTGTAAACTTATTGTAGAAAAAAATAAACCTCTTTTAGGAATTTGTAGAGGACATCAAATTTTAAATGTGGCTTTAGGAGGAACTTTATTTCAAGATTTAAATGCTCTTTCTTACATTGCTTTTAACCATGTTCAAAAAAGCAAAAGACATGAAGCTAGCCATAAAGTTTCTTTAAAAGAAAATTCAATTTTATCTGAAATTTTTGGTAAAGAAATTTTTGTAAATAGTTATCACCATCAAAGTGTAGCAAAATTAGGAAAAGATTTAGAAATTATTGCTACATCTAATGATGATATAGTTGAATCTATTCAGCTAAAAAATAAAAAATTTATTTTGGGAGTTCAATGGCACCCAGAAATGTTATTAACTGATTCTGACGAGATGCTACCTCTATTCAAAAAATTAATAGAGATAAGCACAATTAAATAA